One window of Brevibacterium pigmentatum genomic DNA carries:
- a CDS encoding AEC family transporter has translation MLAVFEGFAVIAGVILVGLILGRSGVLGPHGQQVIAKLVFYAGTPTLLYVTVAETDLGLIFNTALFATGGSALIVGAALFVLTKWIRRRSTGEAMFSAWATSYVNIGNLGIPIAAYVLHDIGYVAPVLLFQLLVLAPIGMAVLDGAGKKQHDSHWYSAILQVLKNPIVLGAAAGVVASATGFELPRFVFEPIDMIGATAVPGALLAFGISLKDGWGIPVKGSRAQLSYITGAKLIAQPVIAWAIGGPLLGYDGIDLFAIVVTSALPTAQNVYIYSMQYRQSEALMRDAVFITTVLSVPALVIIAALLG, from the coding sequence ATGCTGGCCGTATTCGAAGGTTTCGCCGTCATCGCCGGAGTCATTCTGGTCGGGCTCATCCTCGGCCGCTCCGGCGTTCTCGGACCCCACGGCCAGCAGGTCATCGCGAAGCTCGTCTTCTACGCCGGCACCCCGACTCTGCTCTACGTCACGGTCGCCGAGACCGACCTCGGGCTGATCTTCAACACCGCGCTCTTCGCCACCGGCGGTTCCGCACTCATCGTCGGTGCCGCCCTCTTCGTCCTCACCAAGTGGATCAGGCGGCGCAGCACCGGTGAGGCGATGTTCTCCGCTTGGGCGACCAGCTACGTCAACATCGGCAACTTGGGCATCCCGATCGCCGCGTACGTCCTCCACGACATCGGCTACGTCGCCCCGGTCCTGCTCTTCCAGCTGCTCGTCCTCGCTCCCATCGGCATGGCTGTGCTCGACGGTGCGGGGAAGAAGCAGCATGATTCGCACTGGTATTCCGCGATCCTCCAAGTGCTCAAGAACCCCATCGTCCTGGGTGCCGCTGCCGGTGTGGTCGCGTCGGCGACGGGCTTCGAACTGCCGCGGTTCGTCTTCGAACCCATCGATATGATCGGCGCAACCGCGGTCCCCGGCGCGCTGCTGGCCTTCGGAATCTCACTCAAGGATGGGTGGGGAATCCCCGTCAAGGGCAGCCGCGCCCAGCTGAGTTACATCACCGGCGCCAAACTCATCGCGCAGCCGGTCATCGCCTGGGCCATCGGCGGACCTCTGCTCGGCTACGACGGGATCGACCTGTTCGCCATCGTCGTCACCTCCGCCCTGCCGACCGCGCAGAACGTCTACATCTACTCGATGCAGTACCGACAATCCGAGGCGCTCATGCGCGACGCCGTATTCATCACCACGGTTCTGTCCGTTCCAGCCCTCGTCATCATCGCCGCCCTCCTCGGCTGA
- a CDS encoding YidH family protein yields MSEPTGPESTGPHQPDHSSRGRPRLPRPTQRSPRPQPHADPALQPERTVQSWLRTSLTMTVVSLVFMRFINVFQGWSVAIFVVCMGMAIVAIAMQVRRYRLGSDSILAERGRPTPWAVIFLTASVCLIAALSIASVIKISLL; encoded by the coding sequence ATGTCGGAGCCGACCGGGCCCGAATCGACCGGACCCCACCAACCAGACCACTCATCGCGCGGGCGGCCACGCCTGCCGCGACCCACCCAGCGCTCTCCCCGCCCGCAGCCGCATGCCGATCCGGCGCTGCAGCCGGAACGGACCGTACAGTCATGGCTGCGAACGAGTCTGACGATGACGGTCGTCAGCCTCGTCTTCATGCGCTTCATCAATGTCTTCCAGGGGTGGTCGGTGGCGATCTTCGTCGTGTGCATGGGTATGGCGATCGTCGCCATCGCCATGCAGGTCAGGCGCTACCGGCTCGGTTCGGACTCGATCCTGGCCGAACGCGGTCGCCCGACCCCGTGGGCCGTCATCTTCCTCACCGCCTCGGTGTGCCTCATCGCAGCGCTGAGCATCGCCTCGGTCATCAAGATCAGCCTGCTCTGA
- a CDS encoding YidH family protein, with protein MSDDNSSQDSRSRIARRVFPDGVDPDPRFTLANERTFLSWIRTALAFIGGGIAVEAFTSEIFTTGLRATLSIVLMVIGFILAAGAAVRWHRIESAMRRKTSLPLPLIIPIVSLASALGAGLLVLVFAGLL; from the coding sequence GTGAGTGACGACAATTCTTCGCAGGACTCCCGCAGCCGCATCGCCCGCCGGGTCTTCCCCGACGGCGTCGACCCCGATCCTCGCTTCACCTTGGCCAACGAGCGGACCTTCCTGTCCTGGATCCGCACCGCTCTGGCATTCATCGGCGGCGGAATCGCCGTCGAAGCCTTCACCTCGGAGATCTTCACCACCGGCCTGCGGGCGACCCTGTCGATCGTACTCATGGTCATCGGCTTCATCCTCGCCGCCGGTGCCGCCGTCCGCTGGCATCGCATCGAATCCGCGATGCGTCGCAAGACCTCGCTGCCTCTGCCGCTCATCATTCCCATCGTCAGCCTCGCCTCGGCGCTGGGTGCCGGTCTGCTCGTTCTGGTGTTCGCCGGTCTGCTGTGA
- a CDS encoding Nramp family divalent metal transporter, translating to MSEQPNGVSPGEAGDPEAVSGVEEASGPAKWKVIGPGLVVAATGVGAADMVATLVAGSQFGYGLLWAVIVGVILKIVLVEGAGRFSLATGKTIFEGWRSLGRWTTWYFGPYIIIWGFVYGATAMSSAALPLAALFPGVNLTVWSVLMGLAGFAMVWFGRYGVFEKITAILVGIMFITVVGLAIIAAPNIPDMLTGLIPIIPEGGVIYTLALAGGVGGTITLAAYGYWLREKGWHTPKWMRVMRIDNSMAYVMTGIFVIAMLIVGAEVVRAAGVSISADDKGLLDLADVLKARYGEVVGIGFLVGFWAASFSSIIGVWNGVSLMFADFWGHMRKKPGGHPDTLTGGKYFKFYVLWLTFPPMLLFILGKPIGLILAYGVLGSLFMPFLAITLLGLLNGKKIPKEWANKLHTNIALAITALLFIILGVQQLYSALAPLWGG from the coding sequence ATGAGTGAGCAGCCGAACGGTGTGAGTCCCGGCGAGGCGGGCGACCCCGAGGCCGTATCCGGAGTGGAAGAGGCCTCTGGTCCCGCCAAATGGAAGGTCATCGGTCCCGGACTCGTCGTCGCGGCCACCGGTGTCGGCGCCGCCGATATGGTCGCCACCCTCGTCGCCGGAAGCCAATTCGGCTACGGACTGCTGTGGGCCGTGATCGTCGGCGTCATCCTCAAGATCGTCCTCGTCGAAGGGGCCGGCCGATTCAGCCTCGCGACCGGAAAGACGATCTTCGAAGGCTGGCGTTCGCTCGGCCGCTGGACCACGTGGTACTTCGGTCCCTACATCATCATCTGGGGCTTCGTCTACGGAGCGACCGCAATGAGTTCGGCGGCGTTGCCGCTGGCCGCGCTGTTCCCCGGAGTCAACCTCACGGTGTGGTCGGTGCTCATGGGCCTGGCCGGCTTCGCCATGGTGTGGTTCGGCCGCTACGGCGTGTTCGAGAAGATCACCGCCATCCTCGTCGGGATCATGTTCATCACCGTCGTGGGGCTGGCGATCATCGCCGCACCGAACATCCCCGACATGCTCACCGGGCTGATCCCGATCATCCCCGAAGGCGGAGTGATCTACACGCTCGCGCTCGCCGGAGGAGTCGGCGGCACCATCACCCTGGCCGCCTACGGCTACTGGCTGCGCGAGAAGGGCTGGCACACCCCGAAGTGGATGCGGGTGATGCGCATCGACAACTCGATGGCGTACGTGATGACCGGCATCTTCGTCATCGCCATGCTCATCGTCGGCGCCGAAGTCGTCCGCGCCGCGGGAGTCTCGATCTCCGCCGACGACAAAGGGCTGCTCGACCTCGCCGACGTCCTCAAGGCCCGCTACGGCGAGGTCGTGGGTATCGGCTTCCTCGTCGGATTCTGGGCCGCCTCCTTCTCCTCGATCATCGGCGTCTGGAACGGCGTCTCGCTCATGTTCGCCGACTTCTGGGGACACATGCGCAAGAAGCCGGGCGGACACCCCGACACCCTGACCGGCGGCAAGTACTTCAAGTTCTATGTGCTGTGGCTGACCTTCCCGCCGATGCTGCTGTTCATCCTCGGCAAACCGATCGGACTCATCCTCGCCTATGGCGTCCTCGGCTCACTGTTCATGCCGTTCCTCGCCATCACCCTCCTCGGGCTGCTCAACGGCAAGAAGATTCCGAAGGAATGGGCGAACAAGCTGCACACTAACATCGCCCTGGCGATCACCGCGCTGCTGTTCATCATCCTCGGCGTCCAGCAGCTCTACTCGGCGCTGGCACCGCTGTGGGGCGGATAA
- a CDS encoding DinB family protein yields the protein MSRNDAMKAILKNSLQAGRSDLLWKLEGLSQRDLRLPQTPTGFNLLGAVKHMANVEVGYFGETFGRSWPQPEELVSLDQIATDPQADWYATSAESAEHILGLYRRVWTFADETIDQLDLDAQGTVPHWPGERATVTLQQMMVHVLVDLTRHLGQVDIVREGIDGQAGLDPRISNIPDDIDWDAYLASLRALADDSGSRSDTT from the coding sequence ATGTCCCGCAACGATGCGATGAAGGCCATTCTCAAGAACTCACTGCAGGCCGGCCGCAGCGACCTGCTGTGGAAACTCGAGGGACTGAGTCAACGAGACCTTCGACTGCCGCAGACACCCACCGGATTCAACCTGCTCGGAGCCGTGAAGCACATGGCCAATGTGGAGGTCGGATACTTCGGCGAAACCTTCGGTCGCTCCTGGCCGCAACCCGAGGAGCTTGTGAGTCTTGACCAGATCGCGACCGACCCGCAGGCCGATTGGTACGCGACTTCTGCCGAATCTGCCGAGCACATCCTCGGCCTGTACCGGCGAGTGTGGACCTTCGCCGATGAGACGATCGACCAGCTCGATCTCGATGCCCAGGGCACGGTGCCGCACTGGCCCGGAGAGCGGGCGACGGTCACTCTGCAGCAGATGATGGTCCACGTCCTCGTCGACCTGACGCGACACCTCGGGCAGGTCGACATCGTGCGGGAGGGCATAGACGGTCAGGCCGGACTCGACCCGAGGATCTCGAACATTCCCGACGACATCGACTGGGATGCCTACCTCGCCTCGCTGCGAGCACTGGCCGATGATTCGGGAAGCCGGTCGGACACCACCTGA